One genomic window of Arachis hypogaea cultivar Tifrunner chromosome 8, arahy.Tifrunner.gnm2.J5K5, whole genome shotgun sequence includes the following:
- the LOC112708132 gene encoding omega-hydroxypalmitate O-feruloyl transferase, translating to MENGHGSKFELVVRQIGEPMKVKPSEETQKGLYFLSNLDQNIAVPVKTVYCFKSSSRGNEEAPQVIKDSLSKILVPYYPMAGTLILSKEGKLIVDCTEEGAVFVEAEAECNIEDIGDLTKPDPHNLGKLVYSVPGATNILQMPLMTAQVTKFKCGGFSLGLNMIHCMKDGICAMEFVNAWSNVARGLSLKVPPYLDRSMLRARDPPKIEFEHTEFEQIEDVSNTNKLYEEEMIYKSFTFDPNKLEHLKKMATQDGVLKKCTSFEALSGFVWRARSEALRMKADQKTKLLFAVDGRSKFVPPIPEGYFGNAIVLTNSLCKAGELLNSPLSYSVSLVHEAIEMVNDSYMRSAIDYFEVTRARPSLAATLLITTWTKLSFHTTNFGWGDPLCSGPVTLPEREVVLFLSHGHGRRSINVLMGLPASAMNTFQQLVNQV from the exons ATGGAAAATGGGCATGGCTCAAAATTTGAACTTGTTGTAAGGCAAATAGGAGAACCAATGAAAGTGAAGCCTTCAGAAGAAACACAAAAGGGACTCTATTTCCTTTCAAACCTTGACCAGAACATTGCTGTTCCAGTTAAAACAGTTTATTGCTTCAAATCAAGTTCAAGGGGAAATGAAGAAGCTCCACAAGTAATCAAAGATTCACTCTCAAAGATTCTTGTCCCTTATTACCCCATGGCAGGTACCTTGATTCTAAGCAAAGAAGGGAAGCTTATAGTGGATTGCACTGAAGAGGGTGCAGTGTTTGTTGAGGCTGAAGCAGAGTGTAACATTGAAGACATTGGAGATTTAACAAAACCAGATCCTCATAATCTTGGCAAACTTGTTTATAGTGTTCCTGGTGCAACCAATATTCTTCAGATGCCTCTTATGACTGCTCag GTGACAAAGTTCAAATGTGGAGGATTCAGTTTGGGACTAAACATGATCCATTGCATGAAAGATGGAATATGTGCCATGGAATTTGTGAATGCATGGAGCAATGTAGCCAGAGGCTTGAGCTTGAAGGTTCCTCCATATCTCGACCGATCGATGCTCAGAGCGCGCGACCCTCCCAAGATCGAATTTGAACACACAGAATTTGAGCAGATAGAAGATGTATCAAACACTaacaagctttatgaagaagagATGATCTACAAATCATTCACCTTTGACCCTAACAAGCTTGAACACCTCAAGAAAATGGCTACCCAAGATGGGGTTTTGAAGAAATGCACAAGTTTTGAAGCACTCTCAG GATTTGTATGGAGGGCTAGATCTGAAGCATTAAGAATGAAAGCTGATCAAAAGACTAAACTACTCTTTGCAGTTGATGGAAGGTCCAAATTTGTGCCACCAATACCTGAGGGGTACTTTGGGAATGCTATTGTTCTAACAAACTCTCTTTGTAAGGCTGGTGAATTACTGAATAGCCCTTTGTCATATTCAGTGAGTTTGGTTCATGAAGCAATTGAAATGGTGAATGATAGTTACATGAGATCAGCCATTGATTATTTTGAAGTCACAAGAGCAAGGCCTTCTTTGGCAGCTACACTATTGATCACAACTTGGACAAAGTTGTCATTTCACACTACAAATTTTGGTTGGGGTGATCCTTTGTGTTCTGGTCCTGTTACTTTGCCTGAAAGAGAAGTTGTTTTGTTCTTGTCTCATGGCCATGGAAGGAGAAGTATTAATGTTCTTATGGGTTTGCCTGCTTCTGCCATGAACACCTTTCAGCAATTGGTTAACCAAGTTTGA